Part of the Trypanosoma brucei brucei TREU927 chromosome 2, complete sequence genome, CGAATATTTGCTGTCCAGCTGACTCCAAACTCACAAAGAGGAAACCAGACGTAACCACTTACAGATCAGCCGCTAGTGTCCTTTAAgtgcatacaaatacacaacagCAATCATTGTCACACTACTAATTTTAGGCATCATTTAATGCACATTTAACAAACATGATGCCCGACTCCAAATGTGAAAGGCACTTGTCACGCCCGCCTCCCTCCAATTCTACAGGATGGTGGAAACGGAGCGGCAAAGAAGCGGCGCGGCGCTGTTAAAATAGAGCAGCTGCGCATCAGTTGCATTGAGTTTGTGGAATGCGGAGAAACCACCAGTTGAGCTTCGAGAGTGAGGGATGCCTCCCATAGAGTCGTGGCGGCAGAATATGATGAAGACGTCAcgaatcttttttctttttgctgcacCCTCCCGAAATGCGTTGAAACGCCAAGCGCTACCGTCACCCCCAGAGCAAAAACGTTGGGGAGAAAAAGCGAAACAATGCGTGGGTTGTGGCGCTGAAACCGCAATTACCAACTGGCAAGGTGGATGGACCGCGACATGTGAGCGTGAAAGGGGAGGCATCGCGATATGTTTGTGGAATGTGGGGAAATGTAAGAAAAGAGACCACTAAATATGATAACGATGTCAGAGCAACGAATATGAATGGCGTACAATTCCGTTTAGAAACACTGTCTGGAAACTCTGtccgtaaaacaacaaccggCAGCGCCGACGAATTAAGGACAGAGGGCTGCGGGATgccagccaaaaaaaaaaaaaccaacaacagGCCACAGCGACCCCAAATCAGAAAGTCTACATAAAAGTAACCAAATACACGCAGCTCAAACGCTCAAATGCCGGATACGCAGCAGGTGACACGGCGGAAGGAATATTATCCGGCGCTTGGAAGCATGTCACCACCGCAACGACTCCTCAGAAACTGGACAGCTTCAAGTTTGGAGTGGCGGTTTGCATATGAACGCGGTGAGTGTCAGAAAAGGGGTGAAAGGCACAGCGGGAGGAACggcaaagtaaaaaaggcaGGGAGGCGGTGCCAAGACTCCCGAGCAGCTATCCGCTAAAACCTACGGCATATGACATGTTTGGTATGGCGGCACAGCGCAGTAGGAACTGTTGCAACGGATCAGACATGACTGTTATAGCCCCGTCACTGCCTTCGGAGACTTTTtcaaacgaaaggaaagagagtgaTGCTGACGTGTGCAGAAGTCTGAAGGCATTATATCAGCGAGGTCTGTGGTGACTAAAAGCCTGAGTTGGATGCATGGTTGGAAGGGTGGTGGATCTTGCGAATAGTTGAAAGTAGGGTGCCTGTACTTTATTTCTCATATACTCGTGTGCTCCGTATACAAAATATAAGTGAGAAATGGAGCCAACAAACGCGCCAGCAAAGTGGATGTGTTCCTTTGCAATGTCCAGACAATTCGTACTAAGACTCTTAAAGCTACTGGACCGAAGGAACCTCACGACCATGTGCAGCCGGCAAACGCACGAAAATGGAGAGCTGGCCGGCATTTCACCCTCCACTCAGCAGTTGCTCTCAACTGGAATATCGGGATTATGGATGGTGCAGAAAGCTCACCATTTTGTGGATTCTTCTGAATAGCAATGGAATCTGAAGGTTAACCCAAAGAGTTAAAACATTGAACAGGCCTGGTGACCCACAtggtctttttttgtgtgaaaAATGCCGGGCTGCGTTACTGCATCCCTTCGCGTGCATGCAAACTGAGCACAACCCAATGTctcctttattatttgaaGCATGAAAGCTCATGGATCATAGCCATGTGACATAACGCCTTGATTACGTTAGACTGATAGGACCGCTGTGTATTTTTGTCGTTTATGTTGGGATGTGCATTTGATAGTAGCATCTGCTAGTGTACAATCATTCTAGTGAATTTGGCACATTACAGTGATTTCTTTTGAGagtttctcttccccctcaCTCTGAGTAAATGTGGGGTAActggtttcttttctgacGTTAACATGGTTTGCCAGCTCTGTTTGGAAATGTTACGGTATCATCACGCACAGTTTCGAAAATTGTCTGTAAAGCTGCTTTGAATCCATGTTGCGGTTGTCACGAATCAGAAAAATGATAACGGAGACGGGTCTGCAAAAAGGCATTGTGAGTAAGCGACAATACTGCGTATCAAATAATGTCACATCACGATGATTACAGTGCTGCTTCACAACTTCAGCATAGGGGAATGGCGGAATCGTTTCAAATGCGGAACAAATAATGAGAGTCCAAATCTCCCTCTTAAATTCCCGTGTCCGCATAAACTGTATGCAGGTGAAACATTTCTTTCAAGGAAACTGTATTTACGAGACTTAATCCAAGGAGAGATTAGGAATGCAGATACTTCATGCCTTCAATGAACAGTCGTACATCAGACCTGTCAACTCCATTAAGTGACTGAGGAGTTAACCTATTGTAAGGTGTATGGACATGGAGACATGGTTGGAGCAACCAACAGCCAGTATTCAGTACAGTTGGCTTATGTGAAACCAAAACATATGCATCCGTGTATGTTCAACCTGACAGCTTCGCGTACCCTTTTGTTAAGCTGTACGACACTCTTCCAGGTGTATACAACAAAATACAGTTATATGCATGACCTTGAGAATGAGGATGGTAGTCTACAGGAAGCATGCGAAACagggaaaatatatattgagCTGATCTGAATCCATTTGATGCAGAATGTAAGAGCGTTAACCCGGCTGATATTTTCGTATTAACCGACATACTAAAGAATGATTtaagaagcaggaaaaagtTGATCCAAACTGCATTTAGCCTGGAGTTATTTCCAATGCTCCTAGATAATATTGTGTATGATCCGTATGGGGGTTCATTACTTTTTGAGGGAGTATGAAGAAGGATGAGGAGCAGAAACTGTTCGGAAGATGACAATATTTACGATTCTTATTATTAGGTTGACATCCTTTTTGTGATGCCTTAACGGTTTAGTATGTATGAGTGCTTTACACTCGTTTTATTTGAACACAAACTGATGCATGAACAAATGCCCATTGCCAAGCTTCTTATAGAGATATTTCAATACCTGAAAAAGGGACCGGGACGCAAAGTTTGGGAATGGAATTTCCCCGCCCGTAACGCTGATTACATAAGACGATCAATCAACACATTTCCGCCTGTCCACAGTTAATCGGAAACCGTAGTGCCCATATGTCTCCCTAATTACTGTTGTCCCTTCAGTTTTCACAGTAGATGTTTCAATTGGTTTCTACGGCCGAGCTAAATAAAGCGTGTGTGTCATATCGTGGAGGTGTTTCCATGTGTCTTCGCTTTCCGTTTTGTCACTGCGTTTGGGCTCACGCAGTGACATTAATTGAAAATTCAGGCCACTACCATAGATGGGTGGCTCGCGGAGAGAGTGAGGATTGGGATTATTCTAACGGctttgtggttgtgtgtCCCGTGCCTTTGGAAAATATTGCAGccaatgaaagggaaggcaaGTGTCACCTTGCTTTCCATGCTGCGACATCAATGCATCACGATTTTATGCTAGTTGCCCTGCGAGGGAAGGCCGTGAAGGCGAAGGTTAGCTTCCGGTTTAAGGAAATGTAGAGACTTCCTGATACTACTGTCAGAAACTACTGTTGCTGCGTGCTCCAGGCACTGGGTCAGTAATTCATAAATACAACAacgagaataaaattaatcccTTGTGGCTGCTAAGCGTGTAAGCAactgagaataataaacagtATATTTTTGCCACACCTTATTgatttctatatatatatacaaaacaaCCTCATTACAattatcatttcttttgtgccCAAAGGCTGCTGAATGAAGGTTAGGATTACTGACCATAACACATTTTGGCATGCACCTCAATTACTTCCTTATaacacttcccccccccccctcgttTGATTCATCGCTTAGCtctattattaaaaaagaaaaagcatttcCTCAACACTCAGCACCTCAAGGAATCGGAAACGGGAACTACAATGTCAGGAaaccaaggaagaaagcgacaGCGCATCTCATCACCTGAGCAGTCAGAAGCTTTAAAGGAACCATCAACTactgaacaaaataaactcacCACCGTTACAATCACCGAAGAGACGCGTGACGCCAGTAATGATGAAACTGTGGTATCATTACTGAATGAGCATGAGAAATTGATTAAACAAACGACACGGCTGGAAAGCAGTGTGAAGGCACTTAGGTGTTTCATGAGTAATCTCACAGCTATGAGTGGCGAAAGGcaaggtggtgtgtgtgatgacACCGAATGCATACATAGAGTAACGTTATATAATGCTGCTGATAATGCCTTCAGTGACGAAGGACTATATGAAGGtgctctttcctcactctgtGGCCGCATTCAAGCTAAGAAATTAACCATCACGTTATCAAAGGGTGGGAAACTTAACTTAAAACGAGTCAGTAAGCTAAAGCAGTTAGAAGAGTTACGCATTGAATATCCGCGTGGAAAACTTGTGAATATCATATCTTTGAATAACCTTGATATGTTGAAAAGGCTTTGTCTCAGGAGCAACAATGTTGACAACAATGACGTTTGCCATTTATTCAGTGTTGGAACATTGGAAGAGTTGGCTATTACTGACACCATGCAACTGACAAATATCAGAGGAATCTCTCGCTTGACTAACCTGATGTGTCTTGAGTTAAATTCCACAGATATTGATGATACCTGTATAGGGGAAATAAGTGCATGTGCTAAACTGTCCAAATTGAGTGTATCCGAATGCAACAATATCACGGATGCAACCCCAATTTCACAGCTTGCAGCGCTTGAAGAGTTGAATCTAAACAGCTGTTACCACATAACGAAGGGAATAGGAACACTTGGCATGTTGTTACGATTGCGTATGCTTGACTTGAGTGGTGTTCCTGTGGAAGATAATTGTCTGAAGGATTTGTGTGACTGTGGATCGCTTGAAAGGCTGAACATTTCTTATTGTATTCAGCTGACAGATATCAATCCACTCTCCAATGCCACTGCTATTGAGGAATTGAACCTTAACGGTTGTCGCCGAATAACAAGGGGGATAGACGTTGTGTGGGCATTACCAAAGCTCCGTGTATTTCACATGAAGGATGTGCACCTGAGCGAGCCATCTCTCGATTCAGTTGGGACTGGTGGATCACTTGTAAAGGTCAGTCTTGATAACTGCGCAGGCTTTGGTGATATGTCACTCTTATCCAGCATTGTTACACTCGAGGAGCTGAATATTCAAAAATGTGCTGACATCATTAGTGGTGTGGGTTGCCTTGGTACACTACCGTACCTGCGTGTGCTTAACATAAAGGAGGTACACATCTCGTCCCTTGACTTTACTGGTATTGGTGCCTCAAAATCCCTTTTACAGCTCAATATGGAGAGTATCACGGGACTGAGTAATGTGGAAGCACTCGCCAACATTTTGACTCTGGAAAAACTAAGCCTTCACGGCTGCACGGATATTGACGCTGGAATTGGATGTCTCGGAAACCTGCCACAGCTTAAAGTGTTGGATCTGTCTGGCACAAATACCGACAATGAGTCTCTCAGAAGTTTATGCCTATCGCAGACAATGGTGTCCCTCAACCTTTCCCATTGTtggaaaatgacaaatgtGTCCCATATTTCAAGCCTTGAAGCATTGAATGAACTGAATCTGAGCAACTGTATTAGGATAAATGCAGGATGGGAAGCACTTGAAAAACTTCAGCAGCTACATGTGGCAATCCTCTCGAATACACATATTACTGATAGAGGCATATCCTATTTTAGCAAGTGCAAAAACCTTGTTACGCttgatctttctttctgcaaTAAGTTACTTGATGTTACAACTCTCTCCAACATCACTACGCTTGAGGAGTTGAATCTTGATAGTTGTTcaaacatcagaaaagggCTGAGCGTTCTTGGAGAGTTGCCACGGCTTTGTGTGTTGAACATAAAGGGTGTACAGTTGGAAGACTCAGTTATTGGTTCACTAGGGAATGGTAAATCACTTGTAAGGCTCAGTCTTGAGAATTGCAAAGGGTTTGGTGATGTCACGCCTCTCTCGAACCTTGTTACACTTGAGGAACTGAATCTCCACTACTGTGACAAAGTAACCTCTGGAATGGGAACACTGGGCAGGCTACCGCAGCTTCGTGTACTGGATTTGGGACGGACACAAGTTGATGATAATTCCCTTGAGAATATCTGCACAAGCTCAATCCCACTTGTGTCATTAAATTTTTCGCATTGCAAGAAAATAACATCTATTTCTGCAATAGCTTCCCTTACAGCATTGGAGGAACTCAACATTGACAACTGCTGTAATGTAACATCCGGTTGGAATGTATTTGGTACACTTCACCAACTGCGTGTAGCCACACTGTCAAACACACGCATTAATGATGAAAAAATACGGCACGTTAGCGAGTGCAAGTCTTTGAATACACTCAACCTTGCGTTTTGCAAAGATATAACAGACGTCACAGCACTTTCTAAAATTACTATgcttgaggagttgaacCTTGATTGCTGCCCTAACATCAGAAAAGGTATTGAAACTCTTGGAACGCTTCCCAAGGCACGTATCCTAAGCATGAAGGAATGTTACATGGGAGACGGATATGCGCAACAATGTTCCATCCTTGGGAATAGTAAGTCACTTGTGAAACTGAATCTTGAGAGGTCAAGAGGGCGCATATCTGTGAAAGCTCTCTCTGACATTGCGACGTTGGAGGAGTTGGTACTTGATCATGCACGGGAAGTATGTTGCATACCGTCATTTTCCTGTCTACCGCGCCTTCGAGTACTGAATCTGAAATATACGGATATCAATGGTGATGCAACTAAAAATATTTCCGAATCAAAATCGCTGCGATCACTCAACTTATCACATTGTAAATGGGTAACTGATATATCAGTATTATCTTCCTTATCGACACTGGAGGAGCTGAATGTTAACTGCTGCAATGCAATACGAAAAGGCTGGGAGTCGCTCGGGAAGCTGCCTCTACTACGTGTAGCAATTCTATCTGATACTAACATCACCGCTAAAGATATAGCTTGCCTTAGCAGTTGCAAAAAGCTGGTGAAACTAAAGTTTTTTCGGTGTAAGAAGTTGTCAGATGTTACGGTGGTGTATAAAATTCAATCACTGGAGGAGCTGATAGTTAAGAACTGCTCAGGCGGCCTCAAGGGACTGAATGCCCTTGGTACACTTCCACGGTTGCGTTTTCTCCATCTGCGAAATGTGAGTGGTAGTGATATATCTGTTGAATCTATTGGGACGAGCAAATCTCTCGTGAGGCTTAATATTGAAACGCGCGAGGAGTTAACAGACACAACACCCCTCTCCAACATCACATCCCTTGAGGAATTGTCATTGCGGAAATGCGGTAATAATCTGGAAGGAGTCGGAACACTTGGGAAACTGCCACGGCTTAGATCGCTGTATCTGGGTTTATCTCGCATTAACGATAGCACACTTTATTATATTTGTCTGTCTCGATCAATTACGTCACTTAACCTAGCCTCCAGTTGGAAACTAACAGATATATCTCATATATCAAAGCTTAcggcactggaggaattgAATCTGAGAGGATGTTACCCCATAACTTCAGGCTGGGAAGCACTAAGCGAATTACCACGACTTCGTGTGCTCAACTTGGAATCCACCAGAGTTACGACCCGTTACGGTGGATATTATATCAGAAGATGCAAATCCCTCGTCACACTCAGCCTTGAATCGTGTGATATGACCGATGCTTCATGTCTTGCTAATATCAAgacactggaggagttgcatATAGGGAGATGCAAAGAGCTAAGGTGGGGGTTTAGTCCACTTTTCACTCTTCCGCGGTTGCGCATTCTTAACTTGATTTGTTCTCTCATTACAGATGAAGACCTCAGGGAAATTCAACCACCCCATACCATTGAGGAGCTCAATCTCTCTTATTGTGAGGAGCTCAATGATATTACACCACTTGGGAGAATAAAATCaattaaaaaattgcatCTCCGTCAGAGCCATGATGCCAGAAGGCCTACAGAAGGATTCAGAAGTCTTTTGGAGTTGCCGTGTCTTTCTTGGGTTGACCTAAACAACGTGTACGGCTGGTTTGATGTTTCTTGTGAACTGAGAAAAAGGAGGGTACATACCTAATAATATTTGATCCATTGTTTCACTTTGTATTATTGTAACAACTTATTGCTGAGAACACGTTACTAAATTTAACAGCCAGTTCGAGTGGTTCGCTCACTGTAGGCACTATTACTCAAACAGATACCAGTAACAATTCACATGGATGATATTGTATGTTACACTATATTAAATACGAGAAATACGAGGATTTCATTACGGTTATTTAAGTGCTTCGTATTTTACTAAGTCATACCAATCATATGTtgtgaagaataaagaacagttaggaaagtgtgtgtgtgtgtgtatgcacAAGGCTTTTTTCTCAGTGGAAATTTGTATTTTAGTTGCAAGCGTAGTAATTATTGTATTACGCTCATTTATGCTACAACCATGTCAATTGAATATCTCATTTCTTGTATGTTTTTCTGTCTTTACAGCTACATACTCTCACCCAAATGTCGAATGAAATattatcgttattattattattatttctatcgttcttattgttattacgtgAAACACAACATTCACATTTAATTTTTACTCATAACGACACccgaaaagtaaaagcactCAACATTCTGCAGTACTGTATACCTGTCAATGATATGAGGAGGTGAAGTTTATATACCATTAAAGTATGGTGAAtatatttcattattattattattatttgttttactgaAAGAAATGACAGAGTGACTTTACAATAAATTATATCAGAGCAGCATGTTGTGCACCAAGTTCTTACATGGGAAACGATAATAAAACACATTACGTGTCTCgtgattcttttttacatttgCTGCTGGCAGATACATATTCTCAAACAGTGTAATCGAATCCCCTTGTTTcattaaaatattttaaattattttatttatttttgtaataacataatttattttactacatttcctttcagaATTATTTGGGCCAAACTTTTGTAAAGATGTCATACATTCCGAATTCCCTTGCACAGCAAAGGGTTGTGTACCGCCTTAACCCATTAACATTTGTGCTACTTGTGCATGGGAGAATGTAGTAACCATTTCACTGGCTTTGGGAACTATTATTTTCTTACAACATGATGCCTCAGAAGAACTGAAGGCGAGAGCAAAtcctttcattcattttattttccttttcttaccGTATCCGTATATGTTTATTACTTTCCAGAAAATACTGCTGAGGTAAATTATGTATTTCttcatatttactttttatttgacaataacaagaaaaggatttcctcctcacacaCTTAAATTAATTAGACACTGCTGTTAGCTGATAAGTTATGGACAGCCGCACATTTAAGTTACACAAATCCACACCGATTcgaaatagtaaaatatcaaatattatgtatttatttgaggaaaaaaaaagagacgaaaagAAGCGCTGCATCTGAAGCAAGATGCATGTGAAATCGAAGAACAACTGTCATTTGAATATCATATCCCCAAATTGTTTTGATTACATTATTAGCAGTAAATGCTTACGGAACTTGGGAAGTGAATGACTACTGAAATTAAAAGCATGAGGACGCATTGCGATGACACATGAGAGAAACATGGGTGggatttttatatattggaAAGTGGAGTGGCTTTAAGGTATTTTACATGATGTTTAGTTGGAGATTGAAATACTTCAGAAAATAGTGAAAGAGTGTTATGATACAGGAATCTTTTCGTTTACTAATTTCAAGCGGACTTCCACGACGCACTATTTTCGGTTTACATTGCAAGAAGTGGTATGATATATGCAACCgcttatttcttatttattttttgtgagTTTATATAAGTGTGGTTTGGTGACGTGGAAAATTTTAGCATATGGTTAATGTCTTTGTGACAAGCAACTGCTCTGCTCGAGCTATGGTATTGGAAGgttaaatataaattataTGTTTTATGAGTTATCAAATGCTGAATGCTTCAACTGACTCACTCTTCAAACCAAAACACTTTCTCAGCTTTTCCACTCTGAGCTAAAAATGTAGTTCAGTTTCCaaacagcacaccacatCTCATTCATTATCGGGTAAAGAGATATTTGTTGTATGGGCAACACGAAAGTGGAGAAGTGCagaaagtagaaataaagaaatatatatatatatatcgaatTATGTTGGAACTGGAGGTATCATTCAACCTAAGAGCAAAAGcacctttccttctgttgtgaGCCGCAACCATGCCGTGACGAAGTTACAAGTGGAAGGAGTTGACTCAAATCATTCATCACCTAATATCTGTAATGTGAATATGTTTGTTGAGAGATATTCGTATGTTAATGAGAGACCATTATGCAGAGGGAAGAACAACCGACGACTGCAACCTAAAACCCGTAATTTGCGGACTGTGATAAACTTTAAcagtttcattttattatgtAAAGATGGCATCAGCAGATTACACTTGTAAGCTGTTTGAAGTCAAAACAACGATACACGGAAGGGAATGTGCAAGTGGTGATTTAAATCGTATGTTTATGAGAAATTTGTAGTGTGAATCAACTGTTGAAATATGTTGCGCGATATTAACAGcagatgttgtttttttcatattattcttttttttttttttttacttgtctGTCGAACAATCTGAGGTTTAGTTGATATATTCCTGAGTTTCATCACATGTGTTTCTGTTTATATAATACTAATCGTTACAAACTAAATATCTGCAGTAAGTATATTAAAAACATACGATTTGTCACCACCTCTTGCttcatttctctttattcaaacggcactttcttttaatcttgtaaataatttttttatcgttgtttcatttgtttgtaCCCTTCATCCTCTGCGCACGCTGctgtatttatttgcttctacacgctcgcaaaaaaaaaaagaaaatataaattatTTTGAAACAAATACAGGTTGCGACTG contains:
- a CDS encoding leucine-rich repeat protein (LRRP), putative, with the translated sequence MSGNQGRKRQRISSPEQSEALKEPSTTEQNKLTTVTITEETRDASNDETVVSLLNEHEKLIKQTTRLESSVKALRCFMSNLTAMSGERQGGVCDDTECIHRVTLYNAADNAFSDEGLYEGALSSLCGRIQAKKLTITLSKGGKLNLKRVSKLKQLEELRIEYPRGKLVNIISLNNLDMLKRLCLRSNNVDNNDVCHLFSVGTLEELAITDTMQLTNIRGISRLTNLMCLELNSTDIDDTCIGEISACAKLSKLSVSECNNITDATPISQLAALEELNLNSCYHITKGIGTLGMLLRLRMLDLSGVPVEDNCLKDLCDCGSLERLNISYCIQLTDINPLSNATAIEELNLNGCRRITRGIDVVWALPKLRVFHMKDVHLSEPSLDSVGTGGSLVKVSLDNCAGFGDMSLLSSIVTLEELNIQKCADIISGVGCLGTLPYLRVLNIKEVHISSLDFTGIGASKSLLQLNMESITGLSNVEALANILTLEKLSLHGCTDIDAGIGCLGNLPQLKVLDLSGTNTDNESLRSLCLSQTMVSLNLSHCWKMTNVSHISSLEALNELNLSNCIRINAGWEALEKLQQLHVAILSNTHITDRGISYFSKCKNLVTLDLSFCNKLLDVTTLSNITTLEELNLDSCSNIRKGLSVLGELPRLCVLNIKGVQLEDSVIGSLGNGKSLVRLSLENCKGFGDVTPLSNLVTLEELNLHYCDKVTSGMGTLGRLPQLRVLDLGRTQVDDNSLENICTSSIPLVSLNFSHCKKITSISAIASLTALEELNIDNCCNVTSGWNVFGTLHQLRVATLSNTRINDEKIRHVSECKSLNTLNLAFCKDITDVTALSKITMLEELNLDCCPNIRKGIETLGTLPKARILSMKECYMGDGYAQQCSILGNSKSLVKLNLERSRGRISVKALSDIATLEELVLDHAREVCCIPSFSCLPRLRVLNLKYTDINGDATKNISESKSLRSLNLSHCKWVTDISVLSSLSTLEELNVNCCNAIRKGWESLGKLPLLRVAILSDTNITAKDIACLSSCKKLVKLKFFRCKKLSDVTVVYKIQSLEELIVKNCSGGLKGLNALGTLPRLRFLHLRNVSGSDISVESIGTSKSLVRLNIETREELTDTTPLSNITSLEELSLRKCGNNLEGVGTLGKLPRLRSLYLGLSRINDSTLYYICLSRSITSLNLASSWKLTDISHISKLTALEELNLRGCYPITSGWEALSELPRLRVLNLESTRVTTRYGGYYIRRCKSLVTLSLESCDMTDASCLANIKTLEELHIGRCKELRWGFSPLFTLPRLRILNLICSLITDEDLREIQPPHTIEELNLSYCEELNDITPLGRIKSIKKLHLRQSHDARRPTEGFRSLLELPCLSWVDLNNVYGWFDVSCELRKRRVHT